Part of the uncultured Desulfobacter sp. genome, TGCGTACATCTGACAGGATCCTGCTCACAAGGATTGATACCGACAACTGCCACACAGTTAATCACCGCATCTGCCGAATGATTTTCGAATACACGAATAACGGATTCATGAGATTCGATATCAAGCGTATCATGCCCGATCTCTATAACCTCTACATGTTTTTTTTTCAGTATATGGACAAGGGATGTGCCAAGCATTCCGGTGGCACCCAATAGAAGAATACGCATCGCCGTTTCCTAAATAAAATTGATATGCTCTGGTTTCCGGGAAAGCTGCCACAAAAACCGGTTGATATAATGCTGACGACAGTTTGATTCACACTCTTGGTTTACGTCCACCGTTTTGATTCGTTCCTGAACGCTCTGGTAACGACTGCCGTTTACCATGTCACGAAATCGCTCATGCAGAATATTTCCCATAAGAAATTCGTCCGTGCGAATATTGAACCAGTGACCACAGGGGAGTACATTACCGTTGCCGCTGACCGCGATAATAAAACGTGTGCCGTAGCAGACAGGGTACTCCTTGACACCTCTGTTCTCCATTTTCAACCGCTTGATGATCACGTTATAATTACCTTTGGACAGCGATTCCGCTTCTAAAAAAACGGACTCCATTTTTTGATATTCGTCCAGCGGTGCATCCAGGCGACCGTCATAGGTATCCGAACAGGGCTTAATTACCAGATAATCAACCCCCAACTGCTCTCCCAATCGGGCCAGGGGCAAAACCTCATCCACCCCTTGTCTCAATAGTACCATCTGCATACCTATGGCTGTGTCAAGTCCCAGTTTTTGTTTGATCTTTACACATGCTTCAATATTTTCACGAACCTGCCTGAAACCCTGTGGTCCTATGCCGTGTACCCACTGATAACCATTTTCAGTGGCCGCACTGATGTTGAAGCGAATCCAGGTCAAAGCAGAAAGAGCCTTTTCAAGTCCGCTGGATTTGAGCAGCAGCCCGTTGGTCGCCAGACTGACGTCCAGATCTATGTTTTTTGCAAAATTCAACACATCGTACAATGCAGGATTCAGGGTATTTTCCCCTTCACCAATCAGTGCAATGGAGCGTACCCCCATCTGCTTTGCATCGGCAAAAAAATGTTCAATGGTCTGTTGGGGCATATCAAATCGTTTTCCTGTTCCGGTTCTGCCCTGGAGTGTGCCATAGCAATAGCGACAAGAAAAATTACATCCGGTTGAAATTCCCATATCCACATGCAAAGGCACAATGGGTTTACCCTCTTGCCATGCCTGTACACGATCCAGATGCCAGAACAATTTATGGCCGTCCATGCGATACGTATCTTTTGCTCTTTTGCTATCCATTATTTTTTTCCCAGGGAAATAAAACCGCAGCACGATTTTCAGATAGTTCCAGTATTTTCTTCTTCATTTTATCTCTATGTGTTGGATTCATCGTACAGACGATGACCGCAAATGGTTCCTTTAAAAGATCAGAATCGGGCTGGATGATATCCATTTTTTGAAAAGACAGACCGATCTTGGAAGGTGTATCGTCTAAAATTACGGCGCCAAGGTCCAGCAAGGTCTTCATGGGAATCGTTTTTTTCAGTTCCGATAAGGTGCACAGAAAAATATTTCCAAATCCATAGAATGCAGGCCGCACCCCCTTTTCTAACAGGGCTTCAAAACGCTGGACCCAGGCCGCCATTATTGACGTGTACATCTCAAGTGTCGCGCTATCTATCTTTTCATAATTCTCAAGAGAAGTATTAGGGCGACTTTTATGCGCCAAAAGTCTCAGGCCTTCGGGACAGGACCTGTCAACCACAGAAACGGAAAGACCGGCACGCTTTAAAAGAGTTGCCAGGGAATATTCACAGAAGTGATGAATATGCTCAGGAATAAAACACTCTATGGTGTTGGCCATGTCAAAATGCATGTTGGGCACTTCTATGAATATCTGACCCTGATCGTTTAAAAGACTTACCCCCCGGCATAATATCTCCAATGGATCACGGATATGTTCCAGGACATGCCGCATGACCAACAGATCAAATTTACCGCCAATCGTTGTCTCATCAAAGAATCCACGGATGGTAGGCACGCCTTGAAAAGTCAATTGAGCCGGTTCCACACCCGTTACGTTGAACCCGGGAGCAGCCTCTTTGAGCAGATATAAAAAATCGCCTCGATTGGATCCGATCTCCAATACAAAATCCCTGCCCCTAAAGTCTAACAGGCCGGATAGAAATTCCACAGCGCCCAGATAGTGGGCATCGCGCTGGGGAAAGGGGCGCGTTTTTATGTCCAACAGCTCATACCCGGCATACATCCGGGCCGCGACATCACTGTACAAGGGGTCGTCATAGGCGCAAGTAAGAAACACATGGCCACATTGACGGCAAAGATCAAAACGGCCTCTAATCTCAGGAATCGTTTCGTAATCTTTCCAGAAAACGCTGATGGGGTGATCCGGTCTGTCAAGAAAGCGAACCATATCGTTTGCACCACAGGCCGGACATGAGGTATGTATCATAGCATTGGTCTCCGTCCAAACATGTCCAAAACGGTTTTCACAACAGCTGCTGCATCCATTTTAAAATGACGCCTAAGGGTTGAAGCATTACAGATATCGTGAATGTACCCATCGTCGGGGATACCCAATACCCGAATGGTGTAAGGCAACATTCCCTGGCCGGCCATCATCAACATACGGGCACCAAGGCCGCACCCGATAAACTGCTCTTCAACAACGACCACAGCTTCGACTCCTCTTAGAACGCTTGCCAGCAATTCGTTGTTTAAGGGATGAACCTGGGGGACGGATATCACCCTTGTTCTAATGCCTTCACCGGTCAAAATTTCCCGGGCATGCAAAGCTTCTTCAACTACGGGGCCATGAACGACAATGGCGGCATCGTTGCCAGGTTTCAGGACCATCGGCTTTGTGATGTCCATGGGAATTGATTCGTGATATTCAGGCTCTCCTGATTTTGCAATACGCACGTACACCGGATGATCGGCGGCAAGGGCATATTGGGCTGCAGCGGCGGCCTCCATGGGATCACAGGGAGACAGTACAGTCAATCCGGGAATGGTCCGGGCAACGCCAATGTCTTCCACCGAATAATGGGTCATCCCGGATGGTGCATAGGTAAGACCACACCCGGTACCCACCAGGATTATCGGCAACTCCATATAGCATATGGAGTTGCGCACCTGCTCATAACACCGGTAAAGCACAAAGGGTGCAATATTGTACAGCACCACCTTGAATCCCGTAAGGGCCATACCGGCGCCAAAGGAGGCCATATTTTGTTCGGCAACCCCCATATTCAAAAACGCGTCCGGGCGTTCCTTCTGAACGCCGTCAAAAACGCCTAGCCCGGCATCACCGCTTAGAATCATGATATCATCGCGATGGTCCATGGCCCGAAGAAGTGTGTGCACAAATCTTTGCCTCATGTTAACTCCTCCAAGGCCCTGGCCTCGTGCTCAGGTGTGACGATATAATAATGCCAGATCAGCTGGTCCTCCATGAAGGAGACCCCTTTCCCCTTGATGGTGCGTGCGATAACCATTTTGGGCCGGCCCCCGGAATCCCGGTTCAGGGCCTGGTGCAGCGCCAATGTATCGTGCCCGTCAACCACCAGAACAAACCACCCAAAGGCTTGGAACTTTTCAGCAATCGGTTCAAAATGGCAAAGTTCACAGGGCCGGCCGTAACCCTGCAGGTTGTTAAAATCCATAACAGCAGTAAAATTATCAAGTGCCAGGCGCGGGGCGAACAAAGCACCTTCCCAGATACTTCCCTCCTGGGACTCACCGTCTCCGATAAGCGTTACCACCCGCCGCTGTTCACCCTGCTTTTTAAAACCATGGGCCATTCCAAGCCCGATATTAAATCCATGCCCTAGCGATCCTGTGGAAACTTCGATCCCTTTTGCGATGCTTCGGTCCAGATGGGCAGGCAACGTGCCGCCGTCAAGGAAATAGCCTTCCAGCATGGCCGGTTCCAGAATTTTTTTATAGGCAAGGGCAGCATACAAAGCCATGGCCGCGTGCCCCTTGCTCAAAATCATGATATCGCGGCTTTCCCATGGGGAAAGACAAAGCCACTTTTCATAAAGCACCGCCAGCACATCGGCGCAGGATAAGCATGATCCCACATGCGGGCTCCGGGAACGGGCTGCCATGCGTATGATGGTTCTTCTAATTTCAAGGGCGGCGTTACGACAGGAATCACTTTCTGTTCTCATGACTCTCCTAAATAAAGTTCACATGTTCCGGCGGATTGTCCAGCATTTCTAGAAACTCGTTGATACGGGCCATACGACAGTTCAGGCGGCACTCATGACCAATATTCAGTGTTTCCCGGCCCACACGAATGGATTCTCTGCGGCGCGCACCAAACACAATATGTTTCATATCCTGAGTGCCGATATTTCCGATGATAAACCGCTCATCACCCAGAAATGTAAAACAGGTGTATACGTCTGCGTTTGATGAAATATACATCCAGTACGGCAGTGCACGGCAGGCAGAAAAAGAGATATCCGAACGGGTCGCCGCGGAAAACGCTGTTTGTCGATAAAACAACCGCATATCTGAACGCTGGCGCAGCCGTTCTATAAGCGCCACCGCGTCTTTTGTTTCCTGCTCGGTGATCGGATCGCCGACCCCTCGCTCCATCTGGGGATGCGCAGAAAACGGCTTGATACTCAAATAGTCCACCCCAATATCCTGAAAAAGTTCGATAGCGGTTTCCAAATCTTCAAAATTCTGCCGGAGCAAAATAAATTGCACACCGATGGTTGTATTTGAATTGATGACGTTTCGAATGGAAACCGCCTTCCGAATCGTGGAAATCGTCTGCCCAAATCCCTTTTGTCCTCCCCGGTGGATTTTTAAATGTACTTCATCCGTCCCTGCATCCACACTGAAACGAACCCAGGATAAGTGCCCGAGTATACTATTCCATGTTTCCGGATTATTCACAGAACCATTGGTTGACAAAGAGGTATCAATACCGGCTTCAGCGCAAGCCTCAATGAACCTTGGCGTTTGGGGGTGAAGCAAAGGCTCACCTTCTCCTGAAAAACAAATACTGCGTACCCCGAGTTCTCCCATCTCACCAATGGACATGACAAGCCGGTCACCATCCAGGGAATGCCCCCCGTTCCGTTTGAAATCAAGCCCGCAAAAGATGCAGTCATGGGAACACCGGTCTGTGGGACTGATTTCCACATATATGGGCGCAATCATCTCCCCGCGTTTGTCCGCATTCACTCTGTCCAGGTGCCAGTAAAGCTTGTGACCGTCAATCAAATAACTGTCTTGATCTTTCATTGATCTTCCTAAATTTAGCTGTCATCATTGCAGACTCTATTTTTTTGGAATTATTGAATTTGAAGCTCATCCAATACGTTGAGGCAAGCGGCAGCCACCACCTGCGGCTGCAATTCCTTGAGGCATTTTTCTTTTTGATCGCAGACCGGTTGCCGGCATGGCATACACGCCCGGGGAGTTGGTTTCAGAAACAAGACTCTTCCATATGAATATTCATTGGACTGTGTGGGGCCGGCCAGACACACTACTTTCCGACCATAAGCCGATGCCAAATGAAGTCCCAAAGAATCACAGGTGACAACCACCCGGCAGGCCCGGATCCAATTTTTATATTCAAACAGGTTATCTTTTCCCTGCTGCCAGGAGACTGAACAAGAGCCCTGGAGAAGATTTGCCAATTGGATCCAGTGTTCACGGGGCCAGGATTTTGAAGGCCAATCCTGGTGGACCAAATGATTCAGCCCAACATCATATCGCACCCTACCGGCATCAATGTCCGGGTAATCCTGTTCCATCCAGGAAAAGCCAAGACCACGGACAAGTGCTTCCTGCCAACTACAGGCAAGACGACTTTTTGAGTAGGGTAAAAGCAAATCCATAAATTGATTGGCACCCCGGACGGTCCCGCCCTCACAAACAAACCCCATGACATGGGTATTTTGAAATACAGATACCGGATTGGCGTGCAGATGATTGTCTAAATTAATGATCCGTTGAATTCCATGGGGTATTTGTTCTTCATCAATCTCGTTTGTCAGGAATATCTTGTCTTTTTCAATAAACCCGTCCAAAAGTTGGTAACCGTTTTGATCCGTAGCAAACTGCCAGTCGTCAAACAACCGGGTAACCAGTGTGCTGCGCAGCAAATCCCCTAAATTGGATTTGAATGAGCCATCCTGGAGACGAGATACAGAGGTACGGATGATGAGTGTATCAGGCATAACCATGCCGTTTCATAAAATCGGCTTCCAGCTGAAGGGCGCTTTGAAACGCATCGCTCTGGTTGCGTTGAGCAAAGTGGCGATGCTCCCAGGCAAGGCTTTCAGATACCCAATTCTGCATGGGTGTGAAATCCATTTTTTTTGTCATTGAAATCATCGCCGACACATCAAGCAGCGGTCCCCAGGCCACCGGGCACATGATGCCGTATCTACGAATCTGAAAAGCAGGTGCTGTGACCATACGATCTTTGGACCAGGCGGCACCAAAAATGTTTTTAAAAAAAGTGTGAATATTCATAGGAGTCGAATCAGCGATATTCAACACTTTTGCTGCTGCACCAGGATGCTCTGCCATTGTGCATAAAATACGAACCGCGTCTCCGACATAAAGAAGGCTGATATCATTGATGGGTGATTCCAGCAGCACTCTTTTGTTTATCTCCAACCGCTTTTCAAAATAAGTCAGCTTGCCGGCAAAGTCCGGACCGCCAAACACGTTGGCCAGGCGTAAAATGGTATGATTTTCAGGATATAGTTGCATTACCGAATGCTCTGCCGTAAGCTTTCCTTCTGCATAGGGCCTCACATGGGGAGGGTAGTCGGGATCAGGCACACCTGTCACTTGGTCTTCACCCAAAGCAGTTAAAGATGTCTGTCTGAGATATACGGCAAGGGTACTGGTAAACACATATCGGCCACACCCATTTGACAATGCGTTGAAAAGGATCTCTACCTGCCTGAAATTATAGGCATTGTTGTCAAAAACAACGTCGAACACACTTTTATTTAAAAGGCGGGACATCAGGGCTTCATCATTCCGGTCGGCTTGAATATGCCGATAACCTTGGATTCCCTTTGTTGCTCGATTGCCCCGGTTTAGGACGGTAACCTGATATCCTTTATCCACAAGCATTTCAACCAGGAGACGACCATGATAACGATTTCCTCCAAGCACTAGGATATTCACGAAAATTCGTCCTCCGGGTTGTCCTGCACCCGTCTTGGAAAATCGCGCAACGGGCAGTCAAGGTCTTTGAATCCCTGTCTTAAATACATGCACCTGCCGCACTGGGTACAAAGAATCGGGGATTCTTTGCGAAGGTGCCGTGGAATCATATCCGGATCAGCCACAAGCCCTCTGCCGATGGCCACCTGATCGCAAAATCCATTGGTCAGCCGGGCCTCAGCCTGGGGAATATCCATGATCCGCCCCACCCCGGTAACGGGTATGGATACGGACGCCCTTATATCCCGGGCATATTCAAAAAAACGCCCCTCAGCCATCATCCGGTGCTTAATTGCCCCGGAATCATAGATTCCGGCGGTGACGCTCAGATAGGCGACCCCGGCCGTTTCCAAAGCTTTGGAAATCAAAACGGCATCTATGGGTAGTATGCCGCCAGGGATATAATCCTCTCCTGAAATCCGCGCACCGATATCCAGATCCGGGACAGCAGATCGAATGTCTTGCACAATTTCCAAAATGAATCTCATGCGTCCGGTCATATCCCCTCCATAAGAATCGGAACGCCGATTGGTGTGCGAAGATAAAAACTCATGGAGCAGGTAGCCGTGGGCCAAATGAAGCTCAACGGCATGGGCACCTGCCTGGTAAGCCCACCGGGCCGCTTGGACAAAATCAGCCCGAACCTTTGCGATTTTATCATACGGTATTTCACGGGGCCGGTTATCCAATGAACGGCAGGCAACACCGGAAGGAGATAAAGGCGTTTGCCCCGTGACAGCCGGATTGGCCTGGCCTCCGGCATGCATAAGCTGGATGGCCGTATAGGCCCCGTAAGCATTCAGAATATCGAACAGCCGCCGTATACCCGTTACATGAAAATTTTCATACAGGCACAGTGTGCGGTCGCTGCCCCTGCCTTCAGGGGAAACCGCCGTTCCCGCAACGACCACCATACCCACCGCCCCTTTTCCCACGGCGTCGTAAAAATATTCCAGCGCTGGTGTCACGCACCCATGCTCGTCCGCCCAATTTGGTGAAAGTGCCGGAAAAACAATTCGGTTGGGGGCATGCCCACGACCGATATCCACAGATTGAACCCATTTCATTTTAGATCCGCCCCCATGATGTATTTTTAGCTGTATTTATGACAGACAACCAGGTTTTAAGATGGAGACGGTCCGTGTTCAGACCGCTGACATGGAGCGATGTCAGTATTTTTCGTTCGCCTTCGCACAGCCGGTCGTATAGCCCGGCGATATCCGGCGCAATGTATTCGGCATCAGGAATAGTCAGCCCCCGGGTTACGGCGGCGTAACAATCATCCCAGTAGCATTTGTATATATCCTGTAACTGTTCCTTTACATCATTTACGACCTGTTCATATTCATGAAATTGACTGGCAAATAAAGTAAGATGGCCATTGGATGGATTACTGAAACGCGCGCGCATATTGCAGGCATCGTATAACAGATTCTGAAGCGAAATGACTTCCGGAATTGATGTGCGAAGTGCGGAAACGGCGTTTGAAATTTTCCCGACCCGAGGGTCCCGGTACCGGTAAGGCACCACCGGTCGGACCTCTCCAGGCGTCTTTTCAACAAGCCCTTCCATTTCGATGGCACGGTGGAAGGCTGTTCCGTAAAATACCAAAAGGTTATTGGATAGATTCAGGTAGTCCCATCCGCGCCCAATTTTTCTTAGATAGGCAACCTTGGCAGGCAGATCATCCAAATGCAGCAGGGGACTGAACATCATATGCCCGGTCAGCAGAAAAAAGCGGCCATCCCGGTCCACACGCCTGATGCTGCGTTGGATGATTTCGGCTGTAGCTCTTTTGCCATAGGCGTCAAGCTCTGCTGGAAGACCTGATTCCACACCTACAACAATTATGTCCACGCCGGCTTCTTTAAGCAGATCAAAGGCCTTGTCATCAAGCCTGTCAAGGGTCTCGGCCCGCAAGTGAATTTTAAAGGAAGCTGCAATGCCAAGCTTTTTGATCCCGCTGCAAAATCTTAACATCCTGCCTATTCCCCGGCGACCGGGATCTTCAAATGAACTGTCGTTTATGTTGAAATAATAGGCCCCGTAACGTTCAGACAGCATTTTAATTTCGTCTATGAATAGGGCTAAGGGCTTTTCAATCCAGGCTTTGGTTCGTCCTTTCTGGGGCAGATTCACACAGGACTCGACGCAATACCGGCATGCTGAAATACATCCCCTGCTGGATTGTATGCGAATCGAAGCGCTATTGACACCAGAGGGTGCCAAAGAGCGTTCCAAATGGTCCCGGGAGGGAAAAGGAAGAGACTCGAATTGAACCGGTTTCTGGCTTCGTGTCGTCACATGGATTTTTCCGTTTTCCCGATATAAGGCATGGGGCAGATTGTGGAAAGCCCCGCCGCCGTCGAACAATGCATTGCAAAGCGCAATAAAGGAATACTCAGCCTCACCGATCAGACAAAAATCAATGACCGGTATCTGATGCATCAGCATGAAACCGATTGTTTCGGCCTGGGGGGAACAAAGCATCATTTCATGCTGATGCTGTTCAGAATTGAATACCGCCACTGGAACGTCCGGGTTTGCCCGTCTGCACGCCATGCACATTTTCTCCAGGATATCAAAAGCTGCCACCTGGGGGAAAAAACAGACAAGGGACCGTCCGCTGAAGATGGATGGGTTTTCGTTATGTGGGCCCATGTACTCAATTTGAGCGGTTCCTCCGTTCATGCGGACAAGGGATGCCATAATGCCAAAGGCAAGGGGATAATACGCCGCAGAATAATCGTTCTTATCGGAATACCAGACAAAAAGACAGTTAAATCCTCTAAGCGCGTCTTCCCCGAAAAAATATGGATTTCCTGGTATCTTGGCAAATTGTTCCCAACAAAAGGAGTGGTTCGCAGAAAGATTATTCAAGGCGTACCTCCAACAGCAGCGGTCCAGAATTCGGGGATCGTTTCCACGTGGGGTCCCTGTACATAGATACTGCGTCCATCGGAGACGGTTCGCACCAGCATGGTTTTCCAAGGCCTGAAATAATACCGATAATCGCTTTTTGAGGGCGGATTCGCCTGGGGATTTTCAGGAAGCGGGACAAGATCACAAACAAGCGTCGTAAATCCTTTCAGCGCACGTCCTTCATTTTTCAGTGCGTTTTTGACCATGGCAAGGGCTTTGAGAAACACCTCGGGTGCGGCAACCGCGCTGCCGAAATTCGCCAGAAGTCCTCCGCCGATGTTCTCCAACTCCGCGGCAAATCGCAGAAAATCCAGATGGGATGCCGCCCCGAACGCTGCGCCGTCAAAATTTGGATGTTCATGAATAATATCCGAACCGATGCCGACAGATACTGATACGGGTACACCGCAGTGCCAGGCCATGCCCAGAAGACTAAGCTGCTTATAGGGGAAATCACTTTCCCAGATAAAACGCCCCACGCTCTCCCCTAAACCCATGCTTTTTTTAATGCCGGCTGCTACAATATCGTTAATCCGGCCGGTCTCCTGCCAAAGTCCGAACTGTCCTTCTTTAATATATTTTTCAACACTTTCAGTGGTTTTTCCGATCATTGCCAATTCAAAATCATGAATTATGCAGGCCCCGTTCATAACCATGCAGGTGATGATTTTTCTTTGCATCAGATCAATTAGATAGTTCTGCACCCCCGAGCGAATCACATGCCCTCCCATCATAAAAATGACAGAGCCATTA contains:
- a CDS encoding radical SAM/SPASM domain-containing protein gives rise to the protein MDSKRAKDTYRMDGHKLFWHLDRVQAWQEGKPIVPLHVDMGISTGCNFSCRYCYGTLQGRTGTGKRFDMPQQTIEHFFADAKQMGVRSIALIGEGENTLNPALYDVLNFAKNIDLDVSLATNGLLLKSSGLEKALSALTWIRFNISAATENGYQWVHGIGPQGFRQVRENIEACVKIKQKLGLDTAIGMQMVLLRQGVDEVLPLARLGEQLGVDYLVIKPCSDTYDGRLDAPLDEYQKMESVFLEAESLSKGNYNVIIKRLKMENRGVKEYPVCYGTRFIIAVSGNGNVLPCGHWFNIRTDEFLMGNILHERFRDMVNGSRYQSVQERIKTVDVNQECESNCRQHYINRFLWQLSRKPEHINFI
- a CDS encoding methyltransferase domain-containing protein is translated as MIHTSCPACGANDMVRFLDRPDHPISVFWKDYETIPEIRGRFDLCRQCGHVFLTCAYDDPLYSDVAARMYAGYELLDIKTRPFPQRDAHYLGAVEFLSGLLDFRGRDFVLEIGSNRGDFLYLLKEAAPGFNVTGVEPAQLTFQGVPTIRGFFDETTIGGKFDLLVMRHVLEHIRDPLEILCRGVSLLNDQGQIFIEVPNMHFDMANTIECFIPEHIHHFCEYSLATLLKRAGLSVSVVDRSCPEGLRLLAHKSRPNTSLENYEKIDSATLEMYTSIMAAWVQRFEALLEKGVRPAFYGFGNIFLCTLSELKKTIPMKTLLDLGAVILDDTPSKIGLSFQKMDIIQPDSDLLKEPFAVIVCTMNPTHRDKMKKKILELSENRAAVLFPWEKNNG
- a CDS encoding transketolase C-terminal domain-containing protein — its product is MRQRFVHTLLRAMDHRDDIMILSGDAGLGVFDGVQKERPDAFLNMGVAEQNMASFGAGMALTGFKVVLYNIAPFVLYRCYEQVRNSICYMELPIILVGTGCGLTYAPSGMTHYSVEDIGVARTIPGLTVLSPCDPMEAAAAAQYALAADHPVYVRIAKSGEPEYHESIPMDITKPMVLKPGNDAAIVVHGPVVEEALHAREILTGEGIRTRVISVPQVHPLNNELLASVLRGVEAVVVVEEQFIGCGLGARMLMMAGQGMLPYTIRVLGIPDDGYIHDICNASTLRRHFKMDAAAVVKTVLDMFGRRPML
- a CDS encoding transketolase → MRTESDSCRNAALEIRRTIIRMAARSRSPHVGSCLSCADVLAVLYEKWLCLSPWESRDIMILSKGHAAMALYAALAYKKILEPAMLEGYFLDGGTLPAHLDRSIAKGIEVSTGSLGHGFNIGLGMAHGFKKQGEQRRVVTLIGDGESQEGSIWEGALFAPRLALDNFTAVMDFNNLQGYGRPCELCHFEPIAEKFQAFGWFVLVVDGHDTLALHQALNRDSGGRPKMVIARTIKGKGVSFMEDQLIWHYYIVTPEHEARALEELT
- a CDS encoding radical SAM protein, translated to MKDQDSYLIDGHKLYWHLDRVNADKRGEMIAPIYVEISPTDRCSHDCIFCGLDFKRNGGHSLDGDRLVMSIGEMGELGVRSICFSGEGEPLLHPQTPRFIEACAEAGIDTSLSTNGSVNNPETWNSILGHLSWVRFSVDAGTDEVHLKIHRGGQKGFGQTISTIRKAVSIRNVINSNTTIGVQFILLRQNFEDLETAIELFQDIGVDYLSIKPFSAHPQMERGVGDPITEQETKDAVALIERLRQRSDMRLFYRQTAFSAATRSDISFSACRALPYWMYISSNADVYTCFTFLGDERFIIGNIGTQDMKHIVFGARRRESIRVGRETLNIGHECRLNCRMARINEFLEMLDNPPEHVNFI
- a CDS encoding NAD-dependent epimerase/dehydratase family protein; the encoded protein is MNILVLGGNRYHGRLLVEMLVDKGYQVTVLNRGNRATKGIQGYRHIQADRNDEALMSRLLNKSVFDVVFDNNAYNFRQVEILFNALSNGCGRYVFTSTLAVYLRQTSLTALGEDQVTGVPDPDYPPHVRPYAEGKLTAEHSVMQLYPENHTILRLANVFGGPDFAGKLTYFEKRLEINKRVLLESPINDISLLYVGDAVRILCTMAEHPGAAAKVLNIADSTPMNIHTFFKNIFGAAWSKDRMVTAPAFQIRRYGIMCPVAWGPLLDVSAMISMTKKMDFTPMQNWVSESLAWEHRHFAQRNQSDAFQSALQLEADFMKRHGYA
- a CDS encoding NADH:flavin oxidoreductase codes for the protein MKWVQSVDIGRGHAPNRIVFPALSPNWADEHGCVTPALEYFYDAVGKGAVGMVVVAGTAVSPEGRGSDRTLCLYENFHVTGIRRLFDILNAYGAYTAIQLMHAGGQANPAVTGQTPLSPSGVACRSLDNRPREIPYDKIAKVRADFVQAARWAYQAGAHAVELHLAHGYLLHEFLSSHTNRRSDSYGGDMTGRMRFILEIVQDIRSAVPDLDIGARISGEDYIPGGILPIDAVLISKALETAGVAYLSVTAGIYDSGAIKHRMMAEGRFFEYARDIRASVSIPVTGVGRIMDIPQAEARLTNGFCDQVAIGRGLVADPDMIPRHLRKESPILCTQCGRCMYLRQGFKDLDCPLRDFPRRVQDNPEDEFS
- a CDS encoding radical SAM protein, producing MNNLSANHSFCWEQFAKIPGNPYFFGEDALRGFNCLFVWYSDKNDYSAAYYPLAFGIMASLVRMNGGTAQIEYMGPHNENPSIFSGRSLVCFFPQVAAFDILEKMCMACRRANPDVPVAVFNSEQHQHEMMLCSPQAETIGFMLMHQIPVIDFCLIGEAEYSFIALCNALFDGGGAFHNLPHALYRENGKIHVTTRSQKPVQFESLPFPSRDHLERSLAPSGVNSASIRIQSSRGCISACRYCVESCVNLPQKGRTKAWIEKPLALFIDEIKMLSERYGAYYFNINDSSFEDPGRRGIGRMLRFCSGIKKLGIAASFKIHLRAETLDRLDDKAFDLLKEAGVDIIVVGVESGLPAELDAYGKRATAEIIQRSIRRVDRDGRFFLLTGHMMFSPLLHLDDLPAKVAYLRKIGRGWDYLNLSNNLLVFYGTAFHRAIEMEGLVEKTPGEVRPVVPYRYRDPRVGKISNAVSALRTSIPEVISLQNLLYDACNMRARFSNPSNGHLTLFASQFHEYEQVVNDVKEQLQDIYKCYWDDCYAAVTRGLTIPDAEYIAPDIAGLYDRLCEGERKILTSLHVSGLNTDRLHLKTWLSVINTAKNTSWGRI